The proteins below are encoded in one region of Helianthus annuus cultivar XRQ/B chromosome 2, HanXRQr2.0-SUNRISE, whole genome shotgun sequence:
- the LOC110916677 gene encoding scarecrow-like protein 1 produces the protein MIRSVSPYGNEKLFVLNGSYCVESEEYLLLSEEDVEGGLSYDEDKMRLKLQELERALVDDEEDSESAEAPAACSYECSSSQQQVSPKDLLFACAVAVSQGRTEDASNMISQLRRRVSIDGEPWQRISAYMVEALAARLAVSGKGLYRALKCKEPPSKDRLSAMQVLFEVCPCFRFGFMAANGAILEAFAGEKAVHIIDFEVSQGSQYITLLQTLAAENNKTCPRFRLTGVDDPDSIQRPVGGLNHIGLRLKELAKSLNLDFEFNPVGDLDTLECRPGEALIVNFAFHLHHMPDESVSTLNQRDRLLRMVRSLNPKLVTLVEQNVNTNTTPFLHRFHEAYTYYSAMFDCLDATLPRESQERVNVEKQCLAREIVNIIACEGEERVERYEVWGKWKARMTMAGFQASPITENVNHMIRKLIKQYSHRYTTNIHSNALHFGWEDKVLIVASAWR, from the coding sequence ATGATTAGATCGGTGTCACCGTATGGAAACGAGAAGCTGTTCGTGTTGAATGGCAGTTACTGTGTGGAATCTGAAGAATACTTGTTGTTAAGTGAGGAAGATGTTGAAGGAGGATTGAGTTATGATGAAGACAAGATGAGGTTAAAGCTTCAAGAACTTGAAAGAGCGCTTGTTGATGATGAGGAGGATTCTGAATCAGCAGAAGCACCAGCAGCCTGTTCATATGAATGTAGTAGCAGCCAGCAGCAAGTATCTCCGAAAGACTTGCTTTTCGCGTGTGCTGTGGCGGTTTCTCAAGGCCGGACGGAAGATGCATCCAACATGATAAGCCAGCTCCGGCGAAGGGTCTCCATCGACGGAGAGCCTTGGCAGAGGATCTCAGCCTACATGGTAGAAGCCCTTGCCGCCCGTCTCGCGGTGTCCGGGAAGGGTCTTTACAGAGCTCTCAAGTGCAAAGAACCACCTTCCAAAGATCGGCTTTCGGCTATGCAAGTGCTCTTCGAGGTTTGCCCCTGCTTCAGGTTTGGGTTTATGGCCGCAAACGGTGCCATTCTGGAGGCCTTTGCCGGTGAAAAAGCAGTGCACATAATCGATTTTGAGGTTAGTCAAGGCAGCCAGTACATAACCCTGTTGCAGACTCTGGCAGCTGAAAACAACAAGACGTGTCCTCGTTTTAGATTGACCGGTGTGGATGACCCGGACTCTATTCAACGGCCCGTTGGTGGCCTCAACCACATCGGCCTCAGGCTCAAGGAGCTTGCCAAATCCCTCAATCTAGACTTTGAATTCAATCCGGTGGGGGACCTCGACACACTTGAATGCAGGCCGGGTGAGGCGCTGATTGTAAACTTTGCCTTCCACCTCCACCACATGCCTGATGAGAGTGTTTCCACTCTCAATCAACGAGATCGCCTTCTGAGAATGGTTAGAAGTCTAAACCCCAAACTTGTAACGCTTGTGGAGCAAAATGTGAACACCAATACGACCCCCTTTTTGCACAGGTTTCATGAAGCCTATACCTATTATTCTGCTATGTTTGATTGCCTAGACGCTACGCTTCCACGAGAAAGCCAAGAACGCGTCAACGTGGAGAAACAATGCTTGGCTCGTGAAATCGTCAACATAATCGCTTGTGAGGGAGAAGAAAGGGTTGAAAGGTACGAAGTGTGGGGAAAGTGGAAGGCCAGGATGACCATGGCCGGTTTCCAGGCTAGCCCCATCACTGAAAATGTTAATCACATGATTCGGAAGCTCATCAAACAGTATAGCCACAGGTATACCACCAACATCCACAGTAATGCACTTCATTTTGGGTGGGAAGATAAAGTCTTAATTGTTGCTTCAGCTTGGAGATAa